The proteins below come from a single Vicugna pacos chromosome 13, VicPac4, whole genome shotgun sequence genomic window:
- the LRP8 gene encoding low-density lipoprotein receptor-related protein 8 isoform X3 encodes MGRPKRGALRPLALLLLLLLRLQHLAAAADPLRDGQGPVKECEEDQFRCRNERCIPSVWRCDEDNDCSDNSDEDDCPKKTCADSDFTCDNGHCIHEQWKCDGEEECPDGSDESEATCTKQVCPAEKLSCGPTSHKCVPASWRCDGEKDCESGADEAGCATLCAPHEFQCSNRSCLAAVFVCDGDDDCGDGSDERGCADPACGPREFRCGGGGGGGACIPERWVCDRQFDCDDRSDEAAELCGRAGPGATSAPAACAAAGQFACRSGECVRLSWRCDGDRDCKDKSDEAGCPLGTCRGDEFQCGDGTCVPAIKRCNQEQDCPDRSDEAGCLQGLNECLHNNGGCSHICTDLKIGFECACPAGYRLLDQKTCGDIDECEDPDACSQICVNYKGYFKCECHPGYEMDTLTKNCKAVAGRSPSLIFTNRHEVRRIDLVKRDYSRLIPMLKNVVALDVEVATNRIYWCDLSYRKIYSAYMDKASDPAEQEVLIDEQLHSPEGLAVDWVHKHIYWTDSGNKTISVATVDGGRRRTLFSHDLSEPRAIAVDPLRGFMYWSDWGYQAKIEKSGLNGVDRQTLVSDGIEWPNGITLDLLNQRLYWVDSKLHQLSSTDFSGGNRKMLISSPDFLSHPFGIAVFEDKVFWTDLENEAIFSANRLNGLEISVLAENLNNPHDIVVFHELKQPRAADACELSAQPNGGCEYLCLPAPQISSHSPKYTCACPDTMWLGPDMKRCYRAPQSTSTTTLASTTTRTVADTRAPGTTVHSTTYQNHSTETPSLAAAVPSSVSVPRAPSTSPSAPSPATSNHSQHYGNEGGRMGSTVTAAVIGIVVPMAVIALLCMSGYLIWRNWKRKNTKSMNFDNPVYRKTTEEEDEDELHIGRSAQIGHVYPAAISSFDHPLWAEPCLGETRELEDPAPALKELFVLPGEPRSQLHQLPKNPLSELPVVKCKRVALSLEDDGLP; translated from the exons CCAAGAAGACCTGTGCAGACAGTGACTTCACCTGTGACAATGGCCACTGCATCCACGAGCAGTGGAAGTGCGACGGCGAGGAGGAGTGTCCTGACGGCTCCGACGAGTCCGAGGCCACTTGCA CTAAGCAGGTGTGTCCTGCAGAGAAGCTGAGCTGTGGGCCCACCAGCCACAAGTGTGTGCCCGCCTCGTGGCGCTGTGACGGGGAGAAGGACTGTGAGAGTGGAGCGGATGAGGCCGGCTGTGCCACCT TGTGCGCCCCGCACGAGTTCCAGTGCAGCAACCGCTCTTGCCTGGCCGCCGTGTTCGTGTGTGACGGCGACGACGACTGCGGCGACGGCAGCGACGAGCGCGGCTGTGCCGACCCGGCCTGCGGGCCCCGCGAGTTccgctgcggcggcggcggcggcggcggcgcctgcATCCCCGAGCGCTGGGTCTGTGACCGCCAGTTCGACTGCGACGACCGCTCGGACGAGGCGGCCGAGCTCTGCGGCCGCGCGGGCCCCGGGGCCACGTCCGCGCCCGCCGCCTGCGCCGCCGCCGGCCAGTTCGCCTGCCGCAGCGGCGAGTGCGTGCGCCTGAGCTGGCGCTGCGACGGCGACCGCGACTGCAAGGACAAGTCGGACGAGGCCGGCTGCC CACTGGGCACCTGCCGTGGAGACGAGTTCCAGTGTGGGGATGGGACTTGTGTCCCTGCAATCAAGCGCTGCAACCAGGAACAGGACTGTCCAGACAGAAGTGATGAAGCTGGCTGCCTGCAGG GGCTGAACGAGTGTCTGCACAACAATGGTGGCTGTTCCCATATCTGCACCGACCTCAAGATCGGCTTTGAGTGTGCGTGCCCGGCGGGCTACCGGCTCCTGGACCAGAAGacctgtggcg ACATCGACGAGTGCGAGGACCCAGACGCTTGCAGCCAGATCTGTGTCAATTACAAGGGCTACTTTAAGTGCGAGTGCCACCCTGGCTATGAGATGGACACCCTGACCAAGAACTGCAAGGCTGTTG CTGGCAGAAGCCCGTCCCTAATTTTCACCAACCGGCACGAAGTGCGGAGGATAGACCTGGTGAAGCGGGACTACTCGCGTCTCATCCCCATGCTCAAGAATGTCGTGGCGCTGGACGTCGAAGTTGCCACCAATCGCATCTACTGGTGTGACCTCTCCTACCGCAAGATCTATAG TGCCTACATGGACAAAGCCAGCGACCCAGCAGAGCAGGAGGTCCTCATTGACGAGCAGCTGCACTCTCCAGAGGGCCTGGCAGTGGACTGGGTCCACAAGCACATCTACTGGACTGACTCGGGCAATAAGACCATCTCAGTGGCCACAGTTGATGGTGGCCGCCGACGCACTCTCTTCAGCCATGACCTCAGTGAACCCCGGGCCATTGCCGTCGACCCCCTGCGAGG GTTCATGTATTGGTCTGACTGGGGATACCAGGCCAAGATCGAGAAGTCTGGGCTAAACGGTGTGGACCGGCAAACGCTGGTGTCAGATGGTATTGAGTGGCCCAACGGAATCACCCTGG ATTTGCTGAACCAGCGCCTGTACTGGGTGGACTCCAAGCTGCACCAGCTGTCCAGCACTGACTTCAGTGGAGGCAATAGGAAGATGCTGATTTCCTCCCCTGACTTCCTGAGCCACCCTTTTGGGATAGCCGTGTTTGAG GACAAGGTGTTCTGGACAGACCTGGAGAATGAGGCCATTTTCAGTGCAAATCGGCTCAATGGCCTAGAAATCTCTGTCTTAGCTGAGAACCTCAATAACCCACATGACATTGTCGTCTTCCATGAGCTGAAGCAGCCAAGAG CTGCAGACGCCTGCGAGCTGAGTGCCCAGCCCAATGGAGGCTGTGAGTACCTGTGCCTTCCTGCTCCTCAGATCTCCAGCCACTCTCCCAAGTACACGTGTGCCTGTCCTGACACCATGTGGCTGGGCCCTGACATGAAGAGGTGCTACCGAG CGCCTCAGTCTACCTCAACTACGACGTTAGCCTCTACCACAACGAGGACAGTAGCCGACACCAGAGCCCCTGGGACCACCGTCCACAGCACCACCTACCAGAACCACAGCACAGAGACACCGAGCCTGGCCGCAGCGGTCCCAAGCTCAGTTAGTGTCCCCAGGGCTCCCAGCACCAGCCCATCTGCCCCAAGCCCTGCAACCAGCAACCACTCCCAGCACT ATGGGAATGAAGGTGGCAGGATGGGCTCAACAGTCACCGCTGCTGTCATTGGGATCGTCGTGCCCATGG CGGTAATAGCCCTGCTGTGCATGAGTGGCTACCTGATCTGGAGAAACTGGAAGCGGAAGAATACCAAAAGCATGAATTTCGACAACCCAGTATacagaaaaacaacagaagaGGAGGATGAAGATGAGCTCCACATAGGGAGGAGTGCTCAGATTGGCCATGTCTACCCAGCA GCAATCAGCAGCTTTGATCACCCACTGTGGGCAGAGCCCTGCCTTGGGGAGACCAGAGAACTGGAagacccagcccctgccctcaaggagctttttGTCTTGCCGGGGGAACCAAGGTCACAGCTGCACCAACTCCCGAAGAACCCTCTTTCCGAGCTGCCTGTCGTCAAGTGCAAG CGAGTGGCATTAAGCCTGGAAGATGATGGACTGCCCTGA
- the LRP8 gene encoding low-density lipoprotein receptor-related protein 8 isoform X9, whose product MGRPKRGALRPLALLLLLLLRLQHLAAAADPLRDGQGPVKECEEDQFRCRNERCIPSVWRCDEDNDCSDNSDEDDCPKKTCADSDFTCDNGHCIHEQWKCDGEEECPDGSDESEATCTKQVCPAEKLSCGPTSHKCVPASWRCDGEKDCESGADEAGCATSLGTCRGDEFQCGDGTCVPAIKRCNQEQDCPDRSDEAGCLQGLNECLHNNGGCSHICTDLKIGFECACPAGYRLLDQKTCGDIDECEDPDACSQICVNYKGYFKCECHPGYEMDTLTKNCKAVAGRSPSLIFTNRHEVRRIDLVKRDYSRLIPMLKNVVALDVEVATNRIYWCDLSYRKIYSAYMDKASDPAEQEVLIDEQLHSPEGLAVDWVHKHIYWTDSGNKTISVATVDGGRRRTLFSHDLSEPRAIAVDPLRGFMYWSDWGYQAKIEKSGLNGVDRQTLVSDGIEWPNGITLDLLNQRLYWVDSKLHQLSSTDFSGGNRKMLISSPDFLSHPFGIAVFEDKVFWTDLENEAIFSANRLNGLEISVLAENLNNPHDIVVFHELKQPRAADACELSAQPNGGCEYLCLPAPQISSHSPKYTCACPDTMWLGPDMKRCYRAPQSTSTTTLASTTTRTVADTRAPGTTVHSTTYQNHSTETPSLAAAVPSSVSVPRAPSTSPSAPSPATSNHSQHYGNEGGRMGSTVTAAVIGIVVPMAVIALLCMSGYLIWRNWKRKNTKSMNFDNPVYRKTTEEEDEDELHIGRSAQIGHVYPARVALSLEDDGLP is encoded by the exons CCAAGAAGACCTGTGCAGACAGTGACTTCACCTGTGACAATGGCCACTGCATCCACGAGCAGTGGAAGTGCGACGGCGAGGAGGAGTGTCCTGACGGCTCCGACGAGTCCGAGGCCACTTGCA CTAAGCAGGTGTGTCCTGCAGAGAAGCTGAGCTGTGGGCCCACCAGCCACAAGTGTGTGCCCGCCTCGTGGCGCTGTGACGGGGAGAAGGACTGTGAGAGTGGAGCGGATGAGGCCGGCTGTGCCACCT CACTGGGCACCTGCCGTGGAGACGAGTTCCAGTGTGGGGATGGGACTTGTGTCCCTGCAATCAAGCGCTGCAACCAGGAACAGGACTGTCCAGACAGAAGTGATGAAGCTGGCTGCCTGCAGG GGCTGAACGAGTGTCTGCACAACAATGGTGGCTGTTCCCATATCTGCACCGACCTCAAGATCGGCTTTGAGTGTGCGTGCCCGGCGGGCTACCGGCTCCTGGACCAGAAGacctgtggcg ACATCGACGAGTGCGAGGACCCAGACGCTTGCAGCCAGATCTGTGTCAATTACAAGGGCTACTTTAAGTGCGAGTGCCACCCTGGCTATGAGATGGACACCCTGACCAAGAACTGCAAGGCTGTTG CTGGCAGAAGCCCGTCCCTAATTTTCACCAACCGGCACGAAGTGCGGAGGATAGACCTGGTGAAGCGGGACTACTCGCGTCTCATCCCCATGCTCAAGAATGTCGTGGCGCTGGACGTCGAAGTTGCCACCAATCGCATCTACTGGTGTGACCTCTCCTACCGCAAGATCTATAG TGCCTACATGGACAAAGCCAGCGACCCAGCAGAGCAGGAGGTCCTCATTGACGAGCAGCTGCACTCTCCAGAGGGCCTGGCAGTGGACTGGGTCCACAAGCACATCTACTGGACTGACTCGGGCAATAAGACCATCTCAGTGGCCACAGTTGATGGTGGCCGCCGACGCACTCTCTTCAGCCATGACCTCAGTGAACCCCGGGCCATTGCCGTCGACCCCCTGCGAGG GTTCATGTATTGGTCTGACTGGGGATACCAGGCCAAGATCGAGAAGTCTGGGCTAAACGGTGTGGACCGGCAAACGCTGGTGTCAGATGGTATTGAGTGGCCCAACGGAATCACCCTGG ATTTGCTGAACCAGCGCCTGTACTGGGTGGACTCCAAGCTGCACCAGCTGTCCAGCACTGACTTCAGTGGAGGCAATAGGAAGATGCTGATTTCCTCCCCTGACTTCCTGAGCCACCCTTTTGGGATAGCCGTGTTTGAG GACAAGGTGTTCTGGACAGACCTGGAGAATGAGGCCATTTTCAGTGCAAATCGGCTCAATGGCCTAGAAATCTCTGTCTTAGCTGAGAACCTCAATAACCCACATGACATTGTCGTCTTCCATGAGCTGAAGCAGCCAAGAG CTGCAGACGCCTGCGAGCTGAGTGCCCAGCCCAATGGAGGCTGTGAGTACCTGTGCCTTCCTGCTCCTCAGATCTCCAGCCACTCTCCCAAGTACACGTGTGCCTGTCCTGACACCATGTGGCTGGGCCCTGACATGAAGAGGTGCTACCGAG CGCCTCAGTCTACCTCAACTACGACGTTAGCCTCTACCACAACGAGGACAGTAGCCGACACCAGAGCCCCTGGGACCACCGTCCACAGCACCACCTACCAGAACCACAGCACAGAGACACCGAGCCTGGCCGCAGCGGTCCCAAGCTCAGTTAGTGTCCCCAGGGCTCCCAGCACCAGCCCATCTGCCCCAAGCCCTGCAACCAGCAACCACTCCCAGCACT ATGGGAATGAAGGTGGCAGGATGGGCTCAACAGTCACCGCTGCTGTCATTGGGATCGTCGTGCCCATGG CGGTAATAGCCCTGCTGTGCATGAGTGGCTACCTGATCTGGAGAAACTGGAAGCGGAAGAATACCAAAAGCATGAATTTCGACAACCCAGTATacagaaaaacaacagaagaGGAGGATGAAGATGAGCTCCACATAGGGAGGAGTGCTCAGATTGGCCATGTCTACCCAGCA CGAGTGGCATTAAGCCTGGAAGATGATGGACTGCCCTGA
- the LRP8 gene encoding low-density lipoprotein receptor-related protein 8 isoform X4, which yields MGRPKRGALRPLALLLLLLLRLQHLAAAADPLRDGQGPVKECEEDQFRCRNERCIPSVWRCDEDNDCSDNSDEDDCPKKTCADSDFTCDNGHCIHEQWKCDGEEECPDGSDESEATCTKQVCPAEKLSCGPTSHKCVPASWRCDGEKDCESGADEAGCATLCAPHEFQCSNRSCLAAVFVCDGDDDCGDGSDERGCADPACGPREFRCGGGGGGGACIPERWVCDRQFDCDDRSDEAAELCGRAGPGATSAPAACAAAGQFACRSGECVRLSWRCDGDRDCKDKSDEAGCPLGTCRGDEFQCGDGTCVPAIKRCNQEQDCPDRSDEAGCLQGLNECLHNNGGCSHICTDLKIGFECACPAGYRLLDQKTCGDIDECEDPDACSQICVNYKGYFKCECHPGYEMDTLTKNCKAVAGRSPSLIFTNRHEVRRIDLVKRDYSRLIPMLKNVVALDVEVATNRIYWCDLSYRKIYSAYMDKASDPAEQEVLIDEQLHSPEGLAVDWVHKHIYWTDSGNKTISVATVDGGRRRTLFSHDLSEPRAIAVDPLRGFMYWSDWGYQAKIEKSGLNGVDRQTLVSDGIEWPNGITLDLLNQRLYWVDSKLHQLSSTDFSGGNRKMLISSPDFLSHPFGIAVFEDKVFWTDLENEAIFSANRLNGLEISVLAENLNNPHDIVVFHELKQPRAADACELSAQPNGGCEYLCLPAPQISSHSPKYTCACPDTMWLGPDMKRCYRAPQSTSTTTLASTTTRTVADTRAPGTTVHSTTYQNHSTETPSLAAAVPSSVSVPRAPSTSPSAPSPATSNHSQHYGNEGGRMGSTVTAAVIGIVVPMAVIALLCMSGYLIWRNWKRKNTKSMNFDNPVYRKTTEEEDEDELHIGRSAQIGHVYPARVALSLEDDGLP from the exons CCAAGAAGACCTGTGCAGACAGTGACTTCACCTGTGACAATGGCCACTGCATCCACGAGCAGTGGAAGTGCGACGGCGAGGAGGAGTGTCCTGACGGCTCCGACGAGTCCGAGGCCACTTGCA CTAAGCAGGTGTGTCCTGCAGAGAAGCTGAGCTGTGGGCCCACCAGCCACAAGTGTGTGCCCGCCTCGTGGCGCTGTGACGGGGAGAAGGACTGTGAGAGTGGAGCGGATGAGGCCGGCTGTGCCACCT TGTGCGCCCCGCACGAGTTCCAGTGCAGCAACCGCTCTTGCCTGGCCGCCGTGTTCGTGTGTGACGGCGACGACGACTGCGGCGACGGCAGCGACGAGCGCGGCTGTGCCGACCCGGCCTGCGGGCCCCGCGAGTTccgctgcggcggcggcggcggcggcggcgcctgcATCCCCGAGCGCTGGGTCTGTGACCGCCAGTTCGACTGCGACGACCGCTCGGACGAGGCGGCCGAGCTCTGCGGCCGCGCGGGCCCCGGGGCCACGTCCGCGCCCGCCGCCTGCGCCGCCGCCGGCCAGTTCGCCTGCCGCAGCGGCGAGTGCGTGCGCCTGAGCTGGCGCTGCGACGGCGACCGCGACTGCAAGGACAAGTCGGACGAGGCCGGCTGCC CACTGGGCACCTGCCGTGGAGACGAGTTCCAGTGTGGGGATGGGACTTGTGTCCCTGCAATCAAGCGCTGCAACCAGGAACAGGACTGTCCAGACAGAAGTGATGAAGCTGGCTGCCTGCAGG GGCTGAACGAGTGTCTGCACAACAATGGTGGCTGTTCCCATATCTGCACCGACCTCAAGATCGGCTTTGAGTGTGCGTGCCCGGCGGGCTACCGGCTCCTGGACCAGAAGacctgtggcg ACATCGACGAGTGCGAGGACCCAGACGCTTGCAGCCAGATCTGTGTCAATTACAAGGGCTACTTTAAGTGCGAGTGCCACCCTGGCTATGAGATGGACACCCTGACCAAGAACTGCAAGGCTGTTG CTGGCAGAAGCCCGTCCCTAATTTTCACCAACCGGCACGAAGTGCGGAGGATAGACCTGGTGAAGCGGGACTACTCGCGTCTCATCCCCATGCTCAAGAATGTCGTGGCGCTGGACGTCGAAGTTGCCACCAATCGCATCTACTGGTGTGACCTCTCCTACCGCAAGATCTATAG TGCCTACATGGACAAAGCCAGCGACCCAGCAGAGCAGGAGGTCCTCATTGACGAGCAGCTGCACTCTCCAGAGGGCCTGGCAGTGGACTGGGTCCACAAGCACATCTACTGGACTGACTCGGGCAATAAGACCATCTCAGTGGCCACAGTTGATGGTGGCCGCCGACGCACTCTCTTCAGCCATGACCTCAGTGAACCCCGGGCCATTGCCGTCGACCCCCTGCGAGG GTTCATGTATTGGTCTGACTGGGGATACCAGGCCAAGATCGAGAAGTCTGGGCTAAACGGTGTGGACCGGCAAACGCTGGTGTCAGATGGTATTGAGTGGCCCAACGGAATCACCCTGG ATTTGCTGAACCAGCGCCTGTACTGGGTGGACTCCAAGCTGCACCAGCTGTCCAGCACTGACTTCAGTGGAGGCAATAGGAAGATGCTGATTTCCTCCCCTGACTTCCTGAGCCACCCTTTTGGGATAGCCGTGTTTGAG GACAAGGTGTTCTGGACAGACCTGGAGAATGAGGCCATTTTCAGTGCAAATCGGCTCAATGGCCTAGAAATCTCTGTCTTAGCTGAGAACCTCAATAACCCACATGACATTGTCGTCTTCCATGAGCTGAAGCAGCCAAGAG CTGCAGACGCCTGCGAGCTGAGTGCCCAGCCCAATGGAGGCTGTGAGTACCTGTGCCTTCCTGCTCCTCAGATCTCCAGCCACTCTCCCAAGTACACGTGTGCCTGTCCTGACACCATGTGGCTGGGCCCTGACATGAAGAGGTGCTACCGAG CGCCTCAGTCTACCTCAACTACGACGTTAGCCTCTACCACAACGAGGACAGTAGCCGACACCAGAGCCCCTGGGACCACCGTCCACAGCACCACCTACCAGAACCACAGCACAGAGACACCGAGCCTGGCCGCAGCGGTCCCAAGCTCAGTTAGTGTCCCCAGGGCTCCCAGCACCAGCCCATCTGCCCCAAGCCCTGCAACCAGCAACCACTCCCAGCACT ATGGGAATGAAGGTGGCAGGATGGGCTCAACAGTCACCGCTGCTGTCATTGGGATCGTCGTGCCCATGG CGGTAATAGCCCTGCTGTGCATGAGTGGCTACCTGATCTGGAGAAACTGGAAGCGGAAGAATACCAAAAGCATGAATTTCGACAACCCAGTATacagaaaaacaacagaagaGGAGGATGAAGATGAGCTCCACATAGGGAGGAGTGCTCAGATTGGCCATGTCTACCCAGCA CGAGTGGCATTAAGCCTGGAAGATGATGGACTGCCCTGA
- the LRP8 gene encoding low-density lipoprotein receptor-related protein 8 isoform X7 codes for MGRPKRGALRPLALLLLLLLRLQHLAAAADPLRDGQGPVKECEEDQFRCRNERCIPSVWRCDEDNDCSDNSDEDDCPKKTCADSDFTCDNGHCIHEQWKCDGEEECPDGSDESEATCTKQVCPAEKLSCGPTSHKCVPASWRCDGEKDCESGADEAGCATSLGTCRGDEFQCGDGTCVPAIKRCNQEQDCPDRSDEAGCLQVLPTSWGNRRRPRGLNECLHNNGGCSHICTDLKIGFECACPAGYRLLDQKTCGDIDECEDPDACSQICVNYKGYFKCECHPGYEMDTLTKNCKAVAGRSPSLIFTNRHEVRRIDLVKRDYSRLIPMLKNVVALDVEVATNRIYWCDLSYRKIYSAYMDKASDPAEQEVLIDEQLHSPEGLAVDWVHKHIYWTDSGNKTISVATVDGGRRRTLFSHDLSEPRAIAVDPLRGFMYWSDWGYQAKIEKSGLNGVDRQTLVSDGIEWPNGITLDLLNQRLYWVDSKLHQLSSTDFSGGNRKMLISSPDFLSHPFGIAVFEDKVFWTDLENEAIFSANRLNGLEISVLAENLNNPHDIVVFHELKQPRAADACELSAQPNGGCEYLCLPAPQISSHSPKYTCACPDTMWLGPDMKRCYRAPQSTSTTTLASTTTRTVADTRAPGTTVHSTTYQNHSTETPSLAAAVPSSVSVPRAPSTSPSAPSPATSNHSQHYGNEGGRMGSTVTAAVIGIVVPMAVIALLCMSGYLIWRNWKRKNTKSMNFDNPVYRKTTEEEDEDELHIGRSAQIGHVYPAAISSFDHPLWAEPCLGETRELEDPAPALKELFVLPGEPRSQLHQLPKNPLSELPVVKCKRVALSLEDDGLP; via the exons CCAAGAAGACCTGTGCAGACAGTGACTTCACCTGTGACAATGGCCACTGCATCCACGAGCAGTGGAAGTGCGACGGCGAGGAGGAGTGTCCTGACGGCTCCGACGAGTCCGAGGCCACTTGCA CTAAGCAGGTGTGTCCTGCAGAGAAGCTGAGCTGTGGGCCCACCAGCCACAAGTGTGTGCCCGCCTCGTGGCGCTGTGACGGGGAGAAGGACTGTGAGAGTGGAGCGGATGAGGCCGGCTGTGCCACCT CACTGGGCACCTGCCGTGGAGACGAGTTCCAGTGTGGGGATGGGACTTGTGTCCCTGCAATCAAGCGCTGCAACCAGGAACAGGACTGTCCAGACAGAAGTGATGAAGCTGGCTGCCTGCAGG TTCTGCCAACATCCTGGGGAAATAGGAGGCGGCCCAGGG GGCTGAACGAGTGTCTGCACAACAATGGTGGCTGTTCCCATATCTGCACCGACCTCAAGATCGGCTTTGAGTGTGCGTGCCCGGCGGGCTACCGGCTCCTGGACCAGAAGacctgtggcg ACATCGACGAGTGCGAGGACCCAGACGCTTGCAGCCAGATCTGTGTCAATTACAAGGGCTACTTTAAGTGCGAGTGCCACCCTGGCTATGAGATGGACACCCTGACCAAGAACTGCAAGGCTGTTG CTGGCAGAAGCCCGTCCCTAATTTTCACCAACCGGCACGAAGTGCGGAGGATAGACCTGGTGAAGCGGGACTACTCGCGTCTCATCCCCATGCTCAAGAATGTCGTGGCGCTGGACGTCGAAGTTGCCACCAATCGCATCTACTGGTGTGACCTCTCCTACCGCAAGATCTATAG TGCCTACATGGACAAAGCCAGCGACCCAGCAGAGCAGGAGGTCCTCATTGACGAGCAGCTGCACTCTCCAGAGGGCCTGGCAGTGGACTGGGTCCACAAGCACATCTACTGGACTGACTCGGGCAATAAGACCATCTCAGTGGCCACAGTTGATGGTGGCCGCCGACGCACTCTCTTCAGCCATGACCTCAGTGAACCCCGGGCCATTGCCGTCGACCCCCTGCGAGG GTTCATGTATTGGTCTGACTGGGGATACCAGGCCAAGATCGAGAAGTCTGGGCTAAACGGTGTGGACCGGCAAACGCTGGTGTCAGATGGTATTGAGTGGCCCAACGGAATCACCCTGG ATTTGCTGAACCAGCGCCTGTACTGGGTGGACTCCAAGCTGCACCAGCTGTCCAGCACTGACTTCAGTGGAGGCAATAGGAAGATGCTGATTTCCTCCCCTGACTTCCTGAGCCACCCTTTTGGGATAGCCGTGTTTGAG GACAAGGTGTTCTGGACAGACCTGGAGAATGAGGCCATTTTCAGTGCAAATCGGCTCAATGGCCTAGAAATCTCTGTCTTAGCTGAGAACCTCAATAACCCACATGACATTGTCGTCTTCCATGAGCTGAAGCAGCCAAGAG CTGCAGACGCCTGCGAGCTGAGTGCCCAGCCCAATGGAGGCTGTGAGTACCTGTGCCTTCCTGCTCCTCAGATCTCCAGCCACTCTCCCAAGTACACGTGTGCCTGTCCTGACACCATGTGGCTGGGCCCTGACATGAAGAGGTGCTACCGAG CGCCTCAGTCTACCTCAACTACGACGTTAGCCTCTACCACAACGAGGACAGTAGCCGACACCAGAGCCCCTGGGACCACCGTCCACAGCACCACCTACCAGAACCACAGCACAGAGACACCGAGCCTGGCCGCAGCGGTCCCAAGCTCAGTTAGTGTCCCCAGGGCTCCCAGCACCAGCCCATCTGCCCCAAGCCCTGCAACCAGCAACCACTCCCAGCACT ATGGGAATGAAGGTGGCAGGATGGGCTCAACAGTCACCGCTGCTGTCATTGGGATCGTCGTGCCCATGG CGGTAATAGCCCTGCTGTGCATGAGTGGCTACCTGATCTGGAGAAACTGGAAGCGGAAGAATACCAAAAGCATGAATTTCGACAACCCAGTATacagaaaaacaacagaagaGGAGGATGAAGATGAGCTCCACATAGGGAGGAGTGCTCAGATTGGCCATGTCTACCCAGCA GCAATCAGCAGCTTTGATCACCCACTGTGGGCAGAGCCCTGCCTTGGGGAGACCAGAGAACTGGAagacccagcccctgccctcaaggagctttttGTCTTGCCGGGGGAACCAAGGTCACAGCTGCACCAACTCCCGAAGAACCCTCTTTCCGAGCTGCCTGTCGTCAAGTGCAAG CGAGTGGCATTAAGCCTGGAAGATGATGGACTGCCCTGA